The Novosphingobium sp. Gsoil 351 genome contains the following window.
CGTACTAACGTGACCAGCAGTTGGACGACGCGGTGCTTTTGCGTTCGTGTCTTGCCAATCCCCGAAGGACCGGTCGTTCACGGCCCATTCGGCGATCCGGCCATTTCCAGGTACAATGAAAATCGGGCTTACCCTGGAGGGGCCATCGGAATTCTGAGGTGAGACCGGTCCTGACTCGATCGAGGCAAGCCTTATCATTGCAGTGAAGAGCGGAGGTGGCGTTGGTCCAGGCGCACTGCACGGAGCTGCCGAATGCCTCAGATCACTGAACTCGACACGCTCGAGACGCGTGCCCGCCGAGCCGGCGCCGCTGAGTGAGGCCGATCTCGCCCGGCTCGACGTGCTCGATGCCTGCTACGACGAGCACGCCGCCATCCTCGAAGACGAGGACAGCACCGACGAGGCGGTTCAGGGCGCCGAGGAATCGATCGAGCGGATCGAAGCCGAGATCCAGGACATCCGCAACCGCCCGCCTGTGCTCGCCCCCGAGCTGATGGGCGAGGCGGGTATGATCCTCACTCTCGGCCGCGACGGCACGCCGGTACTGCAGCCGACCTACTACGCCGAGCGTCAGCCCGGCGCGGACGATCGTCGCGACGACACAATCGAGGTCGTCAGCGGCGAAGGCGCAGACGGCTCACGCCGCTCGACGCTGTCGAAGCGGCTCGTCGATGAACTGGCGATGCAGCGCCGCGACGTTCTCGCGCTCCATGTCATGTCCGACCCCGGGTTCGCGCTCGGCCTGCTGGTGTTCTCGCTCGCCGACGCCGAAACGATAGACTGGCGCTCGAAGACCGCGACTACGCTACGCGGTGGGGTGCCATCGTCGCGTTCGCCACGCTAGAGGCTGAGGATCGCGAGATTTCGGCAGTCCAAATTTGACCTTTCATTTGGACGAAATTGGAATATATCATCCATCTGAAAGGATCGATCATGGCCACCCGCGCTGCTCAAAATCCCGAGAGAGCCGATGTACTAGGCAACGCGATCATTCGCATCGCCGGACTGTGGGAGCTGAGCAACGCCAAGCTCGGCTCGATCCTCGGCCTTTCGAGCGCGACCGCCTCACGGCTCCGCCATGGGCAGGCGCGACTCGATCCCACGTCGAAGTCGTTTGAGGCCGGGCAGTTCCTGCTGCGGCTGTTCCGCGGGCTCGATGCGCTGATGGGCAGCGACGATGACGCCGCTCGCCGCTGGCTTGCTGCCGACAACCTCGATCTCGGTGGCCGGCCGTTCGACCGGCTCGACACGATGCGGGGGCTGATCGAGGTCTGCGACTATGTGGACTTCCACCGCGCTCGCGTCTGAGCTTCGCGGCTATTCGGGAACGGTGTGGCGGGTGGTCGAGGCCCAGCACCGAATCTCGACCGCGCGGCTCGCGGCCAATCCTGCCGAGCAGGCTCTGCTCGAGGACCTCGCAGAGGCGGTCAAGCCGCAGTTGCCCGTCAGTGCTCGCGGGCTCGACTATCTGCTCGCCTCGCCGTTTCGATACGGTCACGGCCAAGCCAGCCGCTTTCGCCGCGCTCACGAGCGTCCCGGCATTTTCTATGCGAGCGAGACCGAAGCGACCGCGATCGCCGAGACCACCTACTGGCGACTGCGCTTCTTCATGCGCTCGCCAGGGTTCATGCCGCCGGCCACGACCACCGAGCATTCGAGCTTCTCGGTCAAGGTCACCAGCGACCACGCGCTCGACCTGACGCTCGCGCCGTTCGCGGTCGACGAGGCCCGGTGGACCGATCCCGTTGACTATTCGGCGTGCCAGGCGCTTGCGCACGCGGCACGCGAAGCGGGAACGCAGCTCATCCGAACGATTTCGGCGCGCGATCCTGGGCGCCGCTGCAACCTGGTCGTGCTCGATCCGATAGCCTTTGCCGAGCGTCGACCGCGATCGGGACGGACCTGGCATCTGCGCTTCGAAGCCGGACAGTTGGTCGCTTTCGCGGCGTTTCCTTCGCGCGATCGGTTCGCATTCACCGCCGGGCACTTCGAGCTCTGAGGCCGTGACCGCTTGCCCACGGCTCGGGCACACGGTCCTTTCCTGACGACACCACATCACCGGCGTCGCGCATGCCGGGCGAGAGAGGCCCTGGGCCAGCCGACGGCGCCCGCAACCCGGCTTCGCCCGGCCCGTGTTGGCGCGCTTACAGCGCGCCTGCCTGTGTCGCGTGGTTCGCGCTTCAGCCGGTGGGTCTGCGCACGGGGACCCAAACACCCGATCTCCATCTCACCGACAATCAGGGTTCGCCCGAAGAACTCGCGAGCCTGCCACGCAGCTACGGTGACGGCAAAGCGCCGGCGCCGGATCTCGGGCCGCCATTGCCCGGCGATCTTGGCCGGCCGATCCTCGATCACCGGCGCGCTATGGCGACCGAAGACGACCCGCCACCTCAAGGCGCAGTTGCATCCGACGCAGCGGCGCAGGCCGCTCTTGCCGAGCGTCAGCGTCAATGGGCGCAGGTGCAGCAAGCGGGCAGCGCGCCGGTGCTCATGCAGGTCTCGCGCGATGCTGCGCGTGGGTCCGGGGATACGGCGCGGGTCGGCCTCGATGGCGAGAGATCTGCATATCTCACCAACCAGGATTTTGAGGGCAAGTCAGCCGGCGTGCACGACGGAAACCTTGGTGCCATGCTCCGAGCTCTCTGTCTGCACTTTGGCGTTGAGCTGCCTTGCCAGAGCCTCGACGATCCCGGTGCCCAACCCAGGCTTGGCATCAGCCTCAGCACCCATGCCGCTGCCGTTGTCATCGACCGATAGCGTCCAGGCGCCGTCGCTCCGCAAGTAATCCACTTCGATGCGCCCCTGCTGAAGAGGGCCGGGAAAAGCGTGTTTCAGCGCGTTGATAACAAGTTCGGTGACAATCAGTCCCAGGCTCACCGCCACGTTGGCAGGTGCAGCCACATCTTCGATCGACGAGCCGATGATGATCCGGTCAGGATCGTCGATCATCGACGCTCCAATGCTCGCGCACAGGTCTCGCATGTATTTCCTGAGCTCGACATCGTCCGAACTCGTCACGGCGAGCTGCGACTGCAGGGTCGCGATCGACATCACCCTGTTGTGTGCATTATGCAGGTGCGAGCGGGTTTCCTCCGACTGCACACGCCGTGCGCTCTGCATGAGAACGCTCGCAATGATCTGCAAGCTGTTGGCGACGCGGTGCTGGAGCTCGCGCAGCAGGATTTCATTGCGCAGGACAAGCTCGTCCTTGAGCTTCTCGGCGAGGCGCGCCGAGGTGACGTCAGTCACAGCAAGAACAATGCGGCGTGGTTCGCCCTCGCCATAGTCGAGCCTGTGGGCGTTAAGAACAAGACAGGCGGTATCGTGGCCCGACCGGTCGAGCCGCATCTCGTAGGCGTCGATCGCCACAGCGCCCTCGAAGGTGGCGCGCAGGAGCGAGTTGAGCTGGGGCACATTCCACTCGCCATTGCCGAGATTCACTAGCTGCGTTCCGTTGATCGAGCGGGGATCGAGCCCGAACGCGCTGCAGAATGAGGCGCTGGCACCGATTACGGTCAGATCGTCTGCAAGCAGCACGAGCGGCGCCTTGGACGATGCCAGCAGTGCGAGCGACAGCCGCGTGGCAGCGTCAGATAGCGGCGCAGAGGGTGCAGTCATGGCCTGGGCCTTGGAGAACCGGGTCTCTCACGGCGAGAGGTTGACCGACAGCGACATCAGATTGGCGGGCGTCGAAAATAAGGTGCCATTTCGACCATAGACCTCCTCCGGCAAAAACCTGCGACAATTCGCAGATTTAGTTTCCTACTGCCGCTTCAGCGCGCCCAAGCGCTACATGCGCTATCGCGATAAGATCGCTCGGGTCGAAGGGCTTGAGCAACAGCAGATGATCCGGCATCCGTTCGACAAGCTTCTGTGGGCTTCCTGTCACGAAGACGACTGGAACCGGCGGACCATCGCAGATCGCGTCCACCGCATCGATCCCGCTGCCCGGGTTCAGTTCGACGTCGGCCGTGATCAAGTCTGGGCACCGGCGCTGGGCTAACCGGATCGCGTCTTCAGTGGAAATGGCGAAGTCGAAGGAGGTAAAACCGCATTGGCGGAGCGAATCTTCGATCAACATGGCGATCAAAGCTTCATCCTCAATTATCAAGGCGTGGATCGTGCTTCTCCTGGATGGAGCACGATGAGAAACTTCGGATCGAAGCAACGAAGCGTGATCTGGACATCCCTCTAACGGACCGGGGGGATGTTGGTTGCGCTCGACAATAATAAATGGACGTAGCGCCTTGGCCCGATAGCTGAACGTCCGCTTGCCAGCTCCCTTCCGCCCATACAAATATCTGGGCTGCGGCGAGAAAGAGCCGTGCGTGGACCTCCAGTAATCGCGGCGCGCGCCTGAGTCGCCAACCTCCCGGTCATTCTGCGCCGATCGGAGGAATCTGCTTACAATCGCTGCGATACGTGGCTGTTTGAATGCTGCGCTCACCCCAAGCGCCGACGTGTCAGGGCGCGATCCGCGGCTCTGACTCACACCGCGGTTGACGCGGCCTGCCAATCGGCAGATAGCGCGTTGGCACTCTCCCCATGAGAGTGCCAATATCAGGACGGCAGCACTGGCGCCGCCTGAGACTGCGACAACGATGGTCGCACCCCAGTGGACAGGATACCGCTCCTATGAACTTTCGCCCCCTTCATGATCGCGTGCTGGTTCGCCGGGTCGAGGCCGAGGCCAAGACAGCTGGCGGGATCATCATTCCCGATACCGCGCAGGAAAAGCCGCAGGAAGGCGAAGTTGTCTCGGCCGGCAGCGGGACGCGTGCCGAAGACGGCGCGATCACTCCGCTCGACGTCAAGGCTGGCGACAAGATCCTGTTCGGCAAGTGGTCGGGCACCGAAGTGAAGGTCGACGGCGAGGACCTGATCATCATGAAGGAATCCGACATCCTCGGCGTCGTCGAGTGATCTGAGCAGACTGCGCAGGGGACAGGCGCCTGCCCGCAATCTGATTGACAACTTACCTCAAATTCGAAGGCATCATCATGGCAGCCAAAGACGTCCGATTTTCCGCCGAAGCGCGCGAAGGCATTGCCCGCGGCGTCGACATTCTCGCCAATGCGGTCCGGGTTACGCTGGGGCCCAAAGGCCGCAACGTGCTCCTCGACAAGAGCTACGGCTCACCGCGGATCACCAAGGACGGGGTAACCGTCGCCAAGGAAATCGAACTCAGCGACAAGTTCGAGAACATGGGCGCGCAGCTGATGCGCTCGGTTGCCTCCAAAACCCACGATCATGCGGGCGACGGCACGACCACCGCAACCGTGCTCGGCCAGGCCATCGTGCGCGAAGGATTGAGGTCGGTCGCAGCGGGCATGAACCCGATGGATCTCAAGCGCGGCATCGATCTTGCCGTCACCAAGGTGGTCGAAGACCTCAAGGCGCGCTCCAAGCCGGTCTCGAACAACACCGAGATTGCCCAGGTGGGGATCGTCTCTGCCAACGGCGACGAGATCGTGGGGCAAAAGATTGCCGAGGCGATGGAGAAGGTCGGCAAGGAAGGCGTGATCACTGTCGAAGAGGCCAAAGGCATGGAGTTCGAGCTCGAGACCGTTGACGGCATGCAGTTCGACCGGGGCTATCTTTCGCCCTACTTCATCACCGATCCGCAGCGGATGGAGGTCGAACTCGAGGACCCGTACATCCTGATCCATGAGAAGAAGCTCTCCGGGCTCAAGGACATGCTGCCCATCCTCGAGGCGATTGCCCAGTCGGGCCGGCCGCTGCTGATTATCGCCGAAGACATCGAAGGCGAGGCTCTGGCCACGCTGGTCGTCAACAAGCTGCGCGGCGGGCTCAAGGTCGCGGCAGTCAAGGCACCCGGGTTCGGTGATCGCCGCAAGGCGATGCTCGAAGATATCGCCATCCTGACCGCGGGCGAGACCGTCTCTGAGGAACTGGGGATCAAGCTCGAGAACGTCACGCTCGAGATGCTGGGCACAGCCAAGCGGGTCACCATCGACAAGGACAACACCACCATCGTCGATGGCGCCGGAGGGGCCGACGCCATCAAGGGCCGGGTCGAGGCCATCCGTCAGCAGATCGAGAATACGACTTCGGACTACGACAAGGAAAAGCTGCAGGAACGGCTGGCCAAGCTGGCCGGCGGCGTTGCCATCATCAAGGTTGGTGGGGCATCCGAGACCGAGGTCAAGGAACGCAAGGACCGCGTCGATGACGCGCTTCATGCGACTCGCGCGGCGGTCGAGGAAGGGATCGTTCCGGGCGGCGGCACCGCGCTGCTTTACGCCAGCCAGGCGCTCAACAACCTGACCGGTGCCAACGACGATCAGACCCGCGGCATCGACATCGTGCGCCGGGCGCTGCAGGCGCCGCTTCGTCAGATCGCCCAGAATGCCGGGCACGACGGGGCGGTGGTCGTTGGCAATCTGCTGCGCGAAGGAGATCAGACGATGGGGTTCAACGCCCAGACCGACACCTACGAGAACCTCATCGTGTCCGGCGTGATCGATCCGACCAAAGTGGTGCGCTCGGCGCTCCAGGATGCCGCGTCAGTCGCGGGCCTGCTCATCACCACCGAAGCCGCGATTTCCGACATCGTCGAGGATAACCCCGGCATACCAGCGATGCCAGGCGGCGGCATGGGGGGGATGGGCTTCTAAGCCAACTCGTTCTCGGCATCCCTCCGGGCCTAATGGTCAGCCAAAGTTGGCGGTAAGTGCGGTTCAGAAATGATGCCGCGATTGCCGTGACGCGAAACTAGAAAACCAGGCAATATGGTTCCATTCCGTGCTTTGCGCTGCGGGGGCGGTGACGTCCAACCGAACACTTTTCCTGCGCGTGCGACGGGTCAAACGGGATCGATCTAATGAGCGTGGCATTCCGGCGTGACAGTGACGAGGAACATCTCGAGCCAAAGTTCGAGCTGCCGATCCCGGCTGGCCCTAATCTGGTGACAAAACGCGGCCTGGAACTCATCGCCAGTCGGGTAGCGGAACTGGAATCCGAGATTGACCATGCTGAAGAGGACGCTCTTCCGGCGCTCAAGCGGGACCTGCGCTATTGGCAGACCCGCCAGATCACGGCGGAAGTGATGCCCCCGCCGGCTTCGGACAACGTGGAATTCGGGTCGAAGGTCACCATCTCGCTGAATGGCACACCCAAGACATTTCAGATCGTGGGCAGCGACGAGGCCGAACCCGCGGCTGGCCTCGTCTCGTTCACCGCGCCGCTCTCCCGCGCGGTCGTCGGAGCAGCGGTTGGCGAGGTGCTCCCGTTTGGCGCTGTTGCCGACGCAATCAGAATCCTCGAGATCAGCTCGCCATGACCTTCCCCCAAAGCAAATCACGCTGGCTGGGCAGCGCGACACTTGGCAGGGCCTGAGGCATGAGCCGTAAGAATTCGAAACGTGACCCATATGAGAACGTTGATCGCGTCGCGGAGCCTTCAGCGGCGATAGAACCTTGCTGGCTGTGTCGCCGGCCCCTTGGCAAGACCACCGTCTGGCATCATCCGGTACCGAAAAGCCGGGGTGGCCGCGATGTCGTTCCCATGCATCCGATTTGCCAACAGGCGCTGGTCGCCAATTTCACCAATTCTGAACTGCAGCGCCATGCGATGGATGTGGAGGCCCTTCTGGCCAATCCAAACGTGCGCAAATTTGTCGATTGGGTCGCCAAGAAGGACCCAGACTTCACTGCCACCACCTCAAAAAAGCAGCGCTGATCGGCTGAATAGTGGCGATTGCCGACACTCTGCCCTCAGGCGGCTACTCTCTGAAAACGGACGTCCAGGTATCGTCTGTCTAATCGCAAAGATGTCCCGGCTGGGCACGGTTAGCGCTTGGTTGCCCACCCTGAGCCCATGACCGCGTGCCCCTCGGCCAGGGCCACCCATTGCCGCTTTTAGCGAACCGCCACACCGGCATTATATTTGGAACTGCCCGTCGCGGGGTGCCGCCACCTCAATGGCGCCTTTCGCGACGCTGATTGTTACCGGGGTTCGCGCTGCTATCTCGCCGTCGATCGAAATATCGAGCCGGGGCTGGGTGCCAAGCCGCATTTTGCGCCCCCGAAACTCACGTGTCGTGCCGTGCCTTCCGCGCAGCTTTGTCACCGTCGCGAACCAGCTCCAACCCAGACCCCATACGCTTTTCCCGGTGACGGCCTGAATGACAATCACTCCGCTATCAATTTCCTGACTCTCGACCATTTCGACTCCGCCGTGATGCGTGCCGTTGGCGATCCGAACCTCGGTCGCCCAGACTTTCTTGTGTCGCCCATCGTCGTACTCGACGGTCACTCGGAACGGCCGGAACTTGAACGCGCAGCGCGCCGCCCAGAGCAAATAACCGACCATACCCAGGTAGCGCTTCAACTTAGGAGGCACCGTCTCGGCGATCATCGGCGACAGGCCTATCGCCGCGGCATTGACGAAGAAATGTCCGTCGATGCAGCCAAGATCGATCCGCTTGCGCTCTCCATTGGCAATGACCGCGACCGCGCTGTCGATGTCCTTGGGAATTCCAAGCGTGCCCGCAAAGCTGTTGGCGGTGCCAAGCGGTACGATCGCGAACACGGTGTCTTTGCCCATGAAGGAACTGACGTTGGTCGACAGCGATCCGTCACCGCCACCCACGATCACCATCGGCGCCTGCGCGATTGCATCGCAAATGGTCGGCTCCATCTGGTCCGGATCGGTGATGGCGTGCGCGGCAAGGAGTTCGACTCCCGCGGCAGCCAGCTTGTCACGCACTTCGTCAAACGCTTCGGCACCACTGCGGCTCATGGAGTTGACGACGAGGATGGCTTGTTTGGGGAGGGGTGTCATCTCAGCCGTGCGTGGCACGCCCTCTATGCCCGCGCCAGTCCCGTGTGAGCTAGGAGCAGTCGTTCCGCGTCCAAGACGAAGACTTGCGTCAGTGGCTGGATTCCAGATCCACTTCAGCGTTGACGGAGAGACCGGGCCGCAGGTTTCGGAGTTCCGGCTGATTGGCATCCAGGCGTATGCGAACGGCCACGCGCTGGACAATCTTGGTGAAATTGCCTGACCCAGGCTCGAAGGGAAGGAGGGTGAACTCGCTGCCCGACCCAGGAGCGAAGCTGTCGATCCTGCCAGTCAGCCGAGACCCGCCGAGCGCATCGACCTTGACCGACACCCGCTGCCCGGGCCGCATTTCGCGCGTTTGCGTCTCTTTGAAGTTGGCGACGACGTACAGCGACGTCAGCGGTACGATGGTCAGGAGCTGGGTGCCGGGCTGCACGTAATCCCCAGTCCGCACCCGGCGGTTGCCGATGATGCCCTCAATCGGCGCGACGATCGTGGCATAGTCTCGCTCCTGCCGGGCCAGCGTCAGCCCCGCGCGGGCTTTCAGCGCGGCCGCCTCGGCCTGGGCGAGATCGGCCTCAAGCTGGGGGCGGCGGGCGCTGACGACCGCGGAACGCGCCGCGGCTACCTGCGTGTCGGCCCGCGTGCGATCGCGCAGCGACGCGGCGCTGACGGCGGCGGCATTCAGCCGCTCGACATCGCGGCGCGTAGCGAAGCCGCGCGAGCCGAGTTCCCGGAACCGCACGCTATCCGCCGAGGCCCGCGCGTATTCCGCATCGGCAGCCGAGATCGCAGTGCTCGCGGCGCGCCGTTCGGCGAGCGCAAGCCCTTCCTGCGGGTCGAGCGCTGCAAGCGCAGCGCGTGCGCTCATCACCTGCGCGTGGGCATCAGCGACCGCCGCTTGCGCCGCGAGCAGGCGGGCGTCGTAATCCTGCGAATCGATCCGCAGTAGTGGATCTCCGGCATGGACCGGCTGATTGTCGCGGACGAGAACCGCGGCAACCTGGCCGCTGATCCGCGGCGCGACCGCCGTCGAATCCGCCTCGAGATAGGCGTTGTCAGTGCTCTCGTGCGTACGCGGGGCGAGCAGCCAGGCCGTGCCGGCGGCTGCGACCGCTAGCGCGACGGCCCCGGCGAGCAGCGGCTTGCGCGAACGCTTCGAAGCGAGCGGCGCCTCGGCGACGACATTCATATCGCCATCTGCCATGATCGCCGAGTGCGCGTTCATGGCGCTATCACCAGCAGGGTCGAGGTCGCCGACGCCAAAAGCCGGCCACTGGCATCGCAAAGCCGTCCTTCGGCAAAGGCCACCCCTGCGGCCGATCGACGTTACTGTCGCTTCCGCCCTCACAGGGCCGGTGCGCTCGTCCATGGCCTTGTGATAGGCGACCTTGAGCTCGAGCGTCGTGAACTTGTGGCCTTCGGGGAGCCGGGTGAGCGTCGCGATGCCGCACGCGGAATCGAGCAGCGTCGCAGCATAGCCGCCATGAACGATACCCATCGGATTATAGGCGTGCCGACCTGGCGTACCGGCGAACACCGCGTGCCCCTCATCCACCTCGACGAGACTGAACTCGAGCGTCTTGCCGATTGGCGGATCGGCATGAGTCGCCAACATCTCTCGTGCGAGCGCCAGGCCCGTCCGGGGCATCGTCTCGGTCTCCACCTCGCTCATGTCCGGTCGAGTTCGAAGCGGGCGATGATCCGGCTTTTGGTGTCTTCGAGAACGGCCAACGATTCAGGCCGATCACCCAGCGCCCGGGCCAGCGACACAGCACCGACTAACTGGGCAAGCAGGGCATTGCCTTCGGACTCAGGCTGATCCACGCCGATACTCGTGAGCAGACCGGCGAGCCGTGACGAAAGGCCGACAACCCCCTTTGCGAATCGGTTCCGCGCGGGACCGGAGGTACGAGCGATGTCGCCCGAGAGCGCGGGCAGCGGGCAGCCGCGGTCACGACCGTCGCGGTGGGCCGTCGACAGGTAAAACTCCAGATAGTCGCGCAACGCGGCGCGCGGATCGTCGCCGCCATCGAGCATGTCCGAGCGCCGCCGGGCGTCGTCGAACATGGTTCCGACTGCCTCGGCAACCAGCGCGTCCTTCGACGCGAAGTGAGCGTAAAACCCGCCGTGGGTCAGCCCGGCGCGGGCCATCAACCCGGCAACGGCCACGCCGTCCGGGCCTTTCGCGCGAATCTCGTTCGCCGCTTCGCGCAAAACCCGCTCGCGGGTCGCCTGCTTGTGGTCGCTATCATATCGCACTTGCCGGGCTCCTTTATATGATACATGTAATATAAAGTTCCAGCAAAGGCAAGCCGCGTGGCGTCGATCCCGTTCAATCCAGCTTCGAGGGCGCAAAGGTCGCCCCCGCTCGACGACCCGGCGACGATGTCGACCGGGCGCAAGTATCTCATCTTCGCGGTGATGGCGTTCGGCCAGTTCATGGCGCTCATCGACATCCAGATCGTCGCCGCTTCGCTCAACGAGGTCCAGGCGGGGCTGTCCGCAGCGCCCGACGAAATCAGTTGGGTCCAGACCGCCTACCTCATGGCCGAACTGGTCATGATCCCGTTTTCCGCCTTCCTCACCCAGGCGCTGTCGACGCGCTGGGTCTTCGCGCTTTCCGCGGGGCTGTTCACGATCTCCAGCGTGTTGTGCGGAATGGCGTGGAATATTGAATCGATGATCGCCTTCCGCGCGCTGCAGGGGTTCGTAGGCGGAGCGATGGTGCCAACGGTGTTCTCGACCGGCTACGTCCTGTTCACCGGCAAGCAGCGCGCGATGATCCCGGCCATTCTGGGTATGGTCTCGGTCCTTGCGCCGACGCTCGGGCCGACAGTCGGCGGCTGGATCACAGACGCGTGGGGCTGGCGGTGGATCTTCTACATTAACGTCGTCCCCGGCGCCCTCGTCTGCATCGCCAGCCTGACGCTGATCCGCGTCGACCGAGCGAACCTGTCGATGTTGCGTCGCCTCGACTGGGTTCACCTGGGATCGATGGCGGCGTTCCTCGCCGGGCTCGAATACGTGCTCGAGGAGGGGCCCAAGAATGGCTGGCTCGACGACAGCGGCATCGCGGTCGCGGTGTGGCTGTCGCTGGTCTCGTTTGTGCTGTTTCTCGAGCGATCGTTTCGCTCATCGGGCCCGATCGTGGTGCTGACCCCGTTTCGCAACGCGACATTTGCTTTTGCCTGCGTGTTCAACCTGGTGATCGGCTTCGGTATCTACGCCGGCACTTACCTGGTGCCGCTCTTCCTCGGCCGCGTCCGCGGCTACAACGCCAGCGAGATCGGCACGACCGTGTTCATCTCTGGCATCGCGCAACTGCTCGGGGTCCCGTTAGCTGCGGCCCTGTCCCAGCGGGTCGATCCGAGATACGTGATCACCGCCGGGTTGACGCTGTTCGCCGTGGGACTGTGGCTCTTCAGCTTCATGACCCCCGAGTGGGGTTTCGCGGCGCTGTTCTGGCCCCAGGTCGTGCGCAGCTTTGCGATCATGCTGTGCATCGTTCCTTCGGTGGGGCTGGCGCTCGGGCATTTTTCCGGTCCGCAACTGCGCTACGCATCGGCACTGTTCAACCTCATGCGCAATCTGGGCGGCGCAATCGGGATCGCGGTGGTCACCACCTGGCTGAATGACTTCAGTCGACTGCACTACCTGCGGTTGGGCGAAGCCATGGGCGCCTCGCCGCGCGAGGCCGAGAGCTTTGTGACCGGGTTGACGCGCTATCTCCACGCCTACACTCCCGACCCGGACCGGGCGCTCCAGATGGCTCAATCCTTCTTCGGCCGACTAGCGGGACGCGAAGCGCTAACCTTGGCCTTTGACGACGTCTTCCGCCTGATGGCGTACTCGTTCCTCGCCGCCCTC
Protein-coding sequences here:
- a CDS encoding TetR/AcrR family transcriptional regulator — encoded protein: MREAANEIRAKGPDGVAVAGLMARAGLTHGGFYAHFASKDALVAEAVGTMFDDARRRSDMLDGGDDPRAALRDYLEFYLSTAHRDGRDRGCPLPALSGDIARTSGPARNRFAKGVVGLSSRLAGLLTSIGVDQPESEGNALLAQLVGAVSLARALGDRPESLAVLEDTKSRIIARFELDRT
- a CDS encoding DHA2 family efflux MFS transporter permease subunit, producing MASIPFNPASRAQRSPPLDDPATMSTGRKYLIFAVMAFGQFMALIDIQIVAASLNEVQAGLSAAPDEISWVQTAYLMAELVMIPFSAFLTQALSTRWVFALSAGLFTISSVLCGMAWNIESMIAFRALQGFVGGAMVPTVFSTGYVLFTGKQRAMIPAILGMVSVLAPTLGPTVGGWITDAWGWRWIFYINVVPGALVCIASLTLIRVDRANLSMLRRLDWVHLGSMAAFLAGLEYVLEEGPKNGWLDDSGIAVAVWLSLVSFVLFLERSFRSSGPIVVLTPFRNATFAFACVFNLVIGFGIYAGTYLVPLFLGRVRGYNASEIGTTVFISGIAQLLGVPLAAALSQRVDPRYVITAGLTLFAVGLWLFSFMTPEWGFAALFWPQVVRSFAIMLCIVPSVGLALGHFSGPQLRYASALFNLMRNLGGAIGIAVVTTWLNDFSRLHYLRLGEAMGASPREAESFVTGLTRYLHAYTPDPDRALQMAQSFFGRLAGREALTLAFDDVFRLMAYSFLAALVLVPLCRPAPIQPDAPSPKVAH